The Amycolatopsis nigrescens CSC17Ta-90 genomic interval AGGTGTCTGCGTCGTCGCCGTTGGCGCATCTGAAGTTCGGTGAGGAGGAGTATCCGCGTAAGCAGTTGTTGGCTTATGAGCGGGAGATGCTGGGGTTGTATGTGTCGGCGCATCCGCTGGATGGTGCGGAGCGGATTTTGCGCAAGCATGCGAAGAAGCCGATCGCGGCGATTTTGGCTGATCCGCCGAAGGAGGGTGAGCTGATCGTGTCGGGGTTGATCACCTCGTTGGATCGGCGGGTGAACAAGAAGGGGGAGCCGTGGGCGATCTGCACGGTGGAGGACATGGATGCGGCGATCGAGGTGTTGTTCTTCCCGAAGGCGTATGTGATGTTCTCGGCGGATTTGATCGAGGACAACGCGGTGGTGGTCAAGGGCCGGGTGAACTGGCGTGAGGACAAGATGTCGGTGTTCGGTGGCGGGTTGATCCCGCTGGACCTCTCCGACGCCGCGATCGGTGAGGAAGAGCCGCCGCTGGTGCTGCTGGCCGCCGCGGAGAAGATCGACCAGTCCGTGGTCAGCGAGCTCAAGCAGACCCTGCTCGCACACAAAGGCGACACCCCGGTGCACCTCAAGCTGGTCGGCAAGCAGCGGCAGACGGTGTTCGCGCTCTACGACTATCCGGTGAAGGTCAGCTCGATGCTGATCGGTGAGCTCAAGGGAATTCCCGGTATCGCGGCCAGTACCTGACGCCGATCCCGCTCCTGGGTAGCCCGTGGGCGCTGATCAGGTAACGATGGAGGGGTGACCGCTAGCCAGGAGACCACCGAGAGCCAGGAGTACCACCCGGATCCGCAGCGCTGGCGGGCACTCGCGGTGACCCTGACCGCCGGGTTCATGAGCCTGCTCGACGTGAGCATCGTGAACGTGGCGCTGCCGTCGATCCAGCGAGGGATCGGGGTGGGGCCGGACGGGATCCAGTGGATCGTCTCCGGTTACGCGCTCACCTTCGGCTTGATGCTGGTCTCCGGTGGCCGCCTCGGTGACGCGCTGGGCCGGCGCCGGATGTTCCTGATCGCGCTGGCCGGGTTCGTGCTCACCAGCGCACTGGCCGGTGCGGCGCCCAGCGCGGAGCTGATGATCGCCGCCAGGCTGTTGCAGGGCGCCACCGCCGGCCTGCTCACCCCGCAGAACACCGGCCTGATCCAGGACCTCTTCCGTGACACCGAGCGGAGCAGGGCCTACGGCATGTTCGGCGCGGTGGTCAGCATCTCCACCGCGATCGGGCCGGTGCTCGGCGGCGGGATCCTGGCCGTGTTCGGTGAGCAGGACGGCTGGCGCTGGGTGTTCTTCGTGAACGTGCCGATCGGCGTGCTCGCACTGGTGCTGGCCGCCAAGCTGCTGCCCAAGGCGCCGCCCCGGTCCACCCCGCTGCGCTCGGAGATCGACTTCCTCGGGGTGCTGCTGCTCGGGCTGGCGGTGCTGGCCGTGCTGCTGCCGCTGGTGCAGTCCGCGCAGGGCGGCCTGCGCACCCTGTGGTGGCTGTTCCCGCTGGCCTTCGTGCTGGGCGCGGTGTTCGTGCGCTGGGAACGCCGGATGGTGCGGCGGGGACGGTCGCCGCTGCTGGACGTCCGGTTGTTCACCGGTACCCCCGGCTATGCGTTCGGGGCCGCGCTGGGCGCGATCTACTTCTGCGGGTTCGCCGGGATCTGGCTGGTCTTCGCGATGTTCTTCCAGCAGGGCCTCGGCTACAGCCCGCTGCAGTCCGGGCTGGCGGTCACCCCGTTCGCGCTCGGGTCGGCGGTTGCCGCCACGGTGTCCGGGCGGCTGATCGAGAGCTGGGGCCGCCGACTGACCGTGGTCGGGCTGAGCATGGTCGGGCTCGGATTGGTGGCGGTCGCGATCGTGGTCGCGCTGGTGCCCGCACACGACGCCGGGTTCGCCATCGCGTTGCCGCTGCTGTTCGCCGGGATCGGCGGCGGCATGGTGATCTCCCCGAACACCACGCTCACCCTGGAGTGCGTGCCGAGCGACATGGCGGGGGTGGCTGCCGGCGCCCTGCAGACCGGGCAGCGGATCGGCACCGCGCTCGGGGCCGCGGTGCTGGCCTCGGTCTTCCACGGGGTGGTCTCGACCACCGGTGGAGACTTTCCTCGGGCACTGGCGGTGGCGATGTACTGCTCGACGGCCTTCGTGGCGGTGGCGCTCGTGCTGGCCGTGGTGGAGCTGAACGGGCGCCGGCGGCGATCTTCGGCCCGCCTGTCCAAGGCCGAGCGGGAGGCGCGGGCCGAGGAGGCAGCGTCGGCGGATATCCAACGGACCTGAAATACTCACGCGTAAGGTAGTGGATTGTCGCGTGGTGTAGTTGTTGCTACTCCATCTGGGTGATAGGCGACTAAAGGTGCTGGTGCTACTCAGAGCGACCAGGTACACCTTGTTTAGCCTTCGTTACAGGTAATTGGCTACCTACAGTGGCAATCCCGCCTGACGGGTCCGGGGATGGGATCCAGGGCGGGATCACCGTGAGTATGTGAAACGTACGCGTATCAGATACAGGCGGTGACCTCTCAGGGTCACGTCGTCGACGTCCGCGGGGGATCGTGCGGCGACGGAATGAGAGCGGCCGGGACTGTCCGGGTGGCGGACCGAAGGCGGTAGCGCGGGTGGGCCCGGGTGAGGGGGAACCGGGCCCACCCGCGCAGTACTCCTCCGGCGCGGTCGCGCCACTCGAGTCCACTGTGGAACAGCTTGGGTGAGCCGGTGGCGTGCCCGCTCGCCGTCGCGGGCCTGTCGTGTTGAGATGGCCGGGTCGCCGAGTCGAAGGGGAGGCCCGATGCCCCAGGAGTCCGTCCGCCCGCACCACCGCGTCCGGGTCTGGTACCGGCCCATGGTCGCCCGCGGGGACGAGGAGCATCGCGCGGCGACCACCCTGGAGCTGCTGTTCGACCTCTGCTTCGTGGTGGCGGTCGGCCAGGCGGCGGCCGGGCTGCACCACGCCTTCGCGGAGAACCACGCGGTCTCCGGCGTGGTCGGTTTCCTGATGGTCTTCTTCGCCATCTGGTGGGCCTGGCTGCAGTTCAGCTGGTTCGCCACCAGCTACGACACCGACGACGTGCCGTACCGGCTGGCCGTGCTGGTGCAGA includes:
- a CDS encoding MFS transporter — protein: MTASQETTESQEYHPDPQRWRALAVTLTAGFMSLLDVSIVNVALPSIQRGIGVGPDGIQWIVSGYALTFGLMLVSGGRLGDALGRRRMFLIALAGFVLTSALAGAAPSAELMIAARLLQGATAGLLTPQNTGLIQDLFRDTERSRAYGMFGAVVSISTAIGPVLGGGILAVFGEQDGWRWVFFVNVPIGVLALVLAAKLLPKAPPRSTPLRSEIDFLGVLLLGLAVLAVLLPLVQSAQGGLRTLWWLFPLAFVLGAVFVRWERRMVRRGRSPLLDVRLFTGTPGYAFGAALGAIYFCGFAGIWLVFAMFFQQGLGYSPLQSGLAVTPFALGSAVAATVSGRLIESWGRRLTVVGLSMVGLGLVAVAIVVALVPAHDAGFAIALPLLFAGIGGGMVISPNTTLTLECVPSDMAGVAAGALQTGQRIGTALGAAVLASVFHGVVSTTGGDFPRALAVAMYCSTAFVAVALVLAVVELNGRRRRSSARLSKAEREARAEEAASADIQRT